Proteins from a genomic interval of Rosa chinensis cultivar Old Blush chromosome 2, RchiOBHm-V2, whole genome shotgun sequence:
- the LOC112187420 gene encoding pheophytinase, chloroplastic isoform X1: MSSSCAVSTSVRTQLFNSVPENRFIAPTRPFQYHRSKCVMSRRGFAFTGVAAAGLSVVGSSSLATEPAQGIERLPFKPEGYNFWTWRGHKIHYVVQGEGPAVLLIHGFGASSFHWRYNIPELAKKYKVYAVDLLGFGWSEKALVEYDAMIWKDQVVDFLKEIVKEPTVLVGNSLGGFTALVAAVGLPEQVVGVALLNSAGQFGNANSEPEKSDEETVLQKFIIKPLKEVFQRVVLGFLFWQAKQPARIESVLKSVYKNTSNVDDYLVESITMPAADPNAGEVYYRLMTRFMSNQTKYTLDSILSKMSCPLLLLWGDLDPWVGPAKANRIKEFYPNSTLVNLQAGHCPHDEVPELVNKALLEWLSTSTAEASLQTV; this comes from the exons ATGTCGTCTTCGTGTGCGGTTTCGACTTCAGTGAGAACACAGTTGTTTAATTCAGTGCCTGAGAACAGGTTCATTGCCCCTACAAGACCATTTCAGTACCATA GAAGTAAATGTGTGATGAGCAGGAGGGGTTTTGCTTTTACAGGAGTTGCAGCTGCAGGGCTTTCAGTAGtgggttcttcttctttggcTACTGAGCCTGCTCAAG GTATTGAAAGACTGCCTTTCAAACCAGAGGGGTACAATTTTTGGACTTGGAGAGGTCATAAAATTCATTATGTCGTGCAAGGAGAAGGGCCTGCTGTTCTTCTTATTCATGGTTTTGGTGCTTCTTCATTTCACTGGAG GTACAACATACCAGAGTTGGCTAAAAAGTACAAGGTTTATGCTGTAGACTTGCTGGGCTTCGGTTGGAGTGAAAAAGCACTGGTTGAATATGATGCCATGATTTGGAAAGATCAAGTAGTGGACTTCTTGAAGGAGATAGTGAAAGAACCAACAGTTTTGGTTGGAAATAG cctaGGAGGTTTTACTGCTTTGGTTGCAGCAGTTGGATTGCCTGAGCAAGTAGTTGGAGTTGCACTATTGAATTCAGCAGGACAGTTTGGAAATGCAAATAGTGAACCTGAGAAGTCTGACGAGGAAACAGTCCTACAGAAGTTCATCATAAAGCCACTGAAGGAAGTTTTCCAGCGAGTAGTACTTGGATTTTTATTCTGGCAAGCAAAGCAGCCCGCTCGCATTGAATCCGTTTTAAAGAGT GTGTACAAAAATACCTCCAATGTGGATGACTATCTGGTAGAATCCATAACAATGCCAGCAGCTGACCCCAATGCCGGAGAAGTCTACTACAG ATTGATGACGCGGTTCATGTCAAACCAGACCAAGTATACTCTTGACAGTATCCTAAGCAAGATGTCTTGCCCATTGTTGTTGCTCTGGGGTGACTTGGACCCATGGGTAGGTCCTGCCAAGGCTAACAGAATCAAAGAGTTCTATCCAAATTCGACTTTGGTAAATTTGCAGGCTGGCCACTGTCCACACGATGAAGTTCCAGAGCTTGTAAACAAGGCTTTATTAGAATGGCTATCAACTTCGACAGCTGAAGCCTCTCTCCAAACAGTTTGA
- the LOC112187420 gene encoding pheophytinase, chloroplastic isoform X2, which produces MSSSCAVSTSVRTQLFNSVPENRFIAPTRPFQYHRVAAAGLSVVGSSSLATEPAQGIERLPFKPEGYNFWTWRGHKIHYVVQGEGPAVLLIHGFGASSFHWRYNIPELAKKYKVYAVDLLGFGWSEKALVEYDAMIWKDQVVDFLKEIVKEPTVLVGNSLGGFTALVAAVGLPEQVVGVALLNSAGQFGNANSEPEKSDEETVLQKFIIKPLKEVFQRVVLGFLFWQAKQPARIESVLKSVYKNTSNVDDYLVESITMPAADPNAGEVYYRLMTRFMSNQTKYTLDSILSKMSCPLLLLWGDLDPWVGPAKANRIKEFYPNSTLVNLQAGHCPHDEVPELVNKALLEWLSTSTAEASLQTV; this is translated from the exons ATGTCGTCTTCGTGTGCGGTTTCGACTTCAGTGAGAACACAGTTGTTTAATTCAGTGCCTGAGAACAGGTTCATTGCCCCTACAAGACCATTTCAGTACCATA GAGTTGCAGCTGCAGGGCTTTCAGTAGtgggttcttcttctttggcTACTGAGCCTGCTCAAG GTATTGAAAGACTGCCTTTCAAACCAGAGGGGTACAATTTTTGGACTTGGAGAGGTCATAAAATTCATTATGTCGTGCAAGGAGAAGGGCCTGCTGTTCTTCTTATTCATGGTTTTGGTGCTTCTTCATTTCACTGGAG GTACAACATACCAGAGTTGGCTAAAAAGTACAAGGTTTATGCTGTAGACTTGCTGGGCTTCGGTTGGAGTGAAAAAGCACTGGTTGAATATGATGCCATGATTTGGAAAGATCAAGTAGTGGACTTCTTGAAGGAGATAGTGAAAGAACCAACAGTTTTGGTTGGAAATAG cctaGGAGGTTTTACTGCTTTGGTTGCAGCAGTTGGATTGCCTGAGCAAGTAGTTGGAGTTGCACTATTGAATTCAGCAGGACAGTTTGGAAATGCAAATAGTGAACCTGAGAAGTCTGACGAGGAAACAGTCCTACAGAAGTTCATCATAAAGCCACTGAAGGAAGTTTTCCAGCGAGTAGTACTTGGATTTTTATTCTGGCAAGCAAAGCAGCCCGCTCGCATTGAATCCGTTTTAAAGAGT GTGTACAAAAATACCTCCAATGTGGATGACTATCTGGTAGAATCCATAACAATGCCAGCAGCTGACCCCAATGCCGGAGAAGTCTACTACAG ATTGATGACGCGGTTCATGTCAAACCAGACCAAGTATACTCTTGACAGTATCCTAAGCAAGATGTCTTGCCCATTGTTGTTGCTCTGGGGTGACTTGGACCCATGGGTAGGTCCTGCCAAGGCTAACAGAATCAAAGAGTTCTATCCAAATTCGACTTTGGTAAATTTGCAGGCTGGCCACTGTCCACACGATGAAGTTCCAGAGCTTGTAAACAAGGCTTTATTAGAATGGCTATCAACTTCGACAGCTGAAGCCTCTCTCCAAACAGTTTGA